The following coding sequences lie in one Mycobacterium sp. Z3061 genomic window:
- a CDS encoding F0F1 ATP synthase subunit C, protein MDPTIAAGALIGGGLIMAGGAIGAGIGDGVAGNALISGVARQPEAQGRLFTPFFITVGLVEAAYFINLAFMALFVFATPVK, encoded by the coding sequence ATGGACCCCACAATCGCAGCCGGCGCCCTCATCGGCGGTGGATTGATCATGGCCGGTGGCGCCATCGGCGCCGGTATCGGTGACGGTGTCGCGGGTAACGCGCTGATCTCCGGCGTCGCTCGCCAGCCCGAGGCACAGGGACGTCTCTTCACCCCGTTCTTCATCACGGTCGGTCTGGTCGAGGCGGCCTACTTCATCAACCTGGCGTTCATGGCGCTATTCGTCTTCGCCACGCCCGTCAAGTAA
- the rho gene encoding transcription termination factor Rho — MTDTDLITAGESTDADKVSNSVTPDASDVSDVKSNAPSSSLSTMVLPELRALANRAGVKGTSGMRKSELIAAIQQTRGQANGKSAGDAEPQQESAKADAPTQNDAAQEPPTAQVTTPEAAPAEAPDAAETPRRERRGASRQAGSAGGGNKGENADDTDKEPARDRGERDKGEPKGERGQGDRERGQGERGQRKADTDDRSADSGNDQSGDQQGNGQQRGGGGGADDDGDGRQGRRGRRFRDRRRRGERTGEAGESELREDDVVQPVAGILDVLDNYAFVRTSGYLAGPHDVYVSMNMVRKNGLRRGDAVTGAVRVPKDGEQPNQRQKFNPLVRLDSVNGGPVEDARKRPDFQKLTPLYPNQRLRLETTPDRLTTRVIDLIMPIGKGQRALIVSPPKAGKTTILQDIANAITKNNPECHLMVVLVDERPEEVTDMTRSVKGEVIASTFDRPPSDHTSVAELAIERAKRLVEQGKDVVVLLDSITRLGRAYNNASPASGRILSGGVDSTALYPPKRFLGAARNIEEGGSLTIIATAMVETGSTGDTVIFEEFKGTGNAELKLDRKISERRVFPAVDVNPSGTRKDELLLSPDEFGIVHKLRRVLSGLDSHQAIDLLMSQLRKTKTNYEFLVQVSKTTPGNMDND, encoded by the coding sequence GTGACTGATACGGACCTCATCACGGCTGGCGAAAGCACCGACGCCGACAAGGTGTCGAACTCCGTGACCCCCGACGCTTCCGATGTTTCGGACGTCAAATCCAATGCGCCGTCCAGCTCGCTGTCCACCATGGTGCTGCCTGAGCTGCGCGCACTGGCTAACCGAGCCGGCGTCAAAGGGACGTCAGGCATGCGCAAGAGCGAGCTGATCGCTGCGATCCAGCAGACCAGGGGACAGGCGAACGGCAAGTCGGCCGGTGACGCCGAGCCGCAGCAGGAATCGGCCAAAGCCGATGCGCCGACCCAGAACGACGCCGCGCAAGAACCTCCCACCGCCCAGGTGACCACCCCGGAGGCTGCGCCCGCAGAGGCGCCCGACGCCGCGGAAACGCCGCGTCGCGAACGCCGTGGCGCGTCCCGGCAGGCGGGGTCCGCCGGTGGTGGCAACAAAGGCGAGAACGCCGACGACACCGACAAAGAGCCGGCCCGCGACCGCGGCGAGCGCGACAAGGGTGAGCCCAAGGGTGAGCGTGGTCAGGGTGACCGCGAGCGTGGCCAGGGTGAGCGTGGCCAGAGGAAAGCAGACACCGACGACCGCTCGGCGGACTCGGGCAACGACCAGTCCGGCGACCAGCAGGGCAACGGCCAGCAACGCGGCGGCGGCGGTGGCGCCGACGACGACGGCGACGGACGGCAGGGCCGGCGGGGACGCCGGTTCCGCGACCGCAGGCGCCGTGGCGAGCGCACCGGCGAGGCCGGGGAATCCGAACTGCGCGAGGACGACGTCGTACAACCGGTGGCCGGGATTCTCGACGTGCTGGACAACTACGCCTTCGTGCGAACCTCCGGTTACCTGGCCGGTCCGCACGACGTCTACGTGTCCATGAACATGGTGCGCAAGAACGGCTTACGGCGCGGCGACGCGGTGACCGGGGCGGTGCGGGTGCCCAAAGACGGCGAACAGCCCAACCAGCGGCAGAAGTTCAACCCACTGGTACGCCTGGACAGCGTCAACGGCGGACCCGTCGAGGACGCCAGGAAGCGTCCCGATTTCCAGAAGTTGACGCCGTTGTACCCCAACCAGCGCCTGCGTCTGGAAACCACGCCGGACCGGCTGACCACCAGGGTCATCGACCTGATCATGCCGATCGGCAAGGGCCAGCGCGCCCTGATCGTGTCGCCGCCCAAGGCGGGTAAGACCACGATCCTGCAGGACATCGCCAACGCGATCACCAAGAACAACCCCGAATGCCACCTCATGGTCGTGCTCGTCGACGAGCGCCCCGAGGAGGTCACCGACATGACCCGTTCGGTCAAGGGTGAGGTCATCGCCTCCACCTTCGACCGGCCGCCGTCAGACCACACCTCGGTCGCCGAGCTGGCCATCGAGCGCGCCAAGCGCCTGGTGGAGCAGGGCAAGGACGTCGTGGTGCTGCTTGACTCGATCACCCGGCTGGGCCGCGCGTACAACAACGCGTCGCCTGCCTCCGGCCGGATCCTGTCCGGTGGTGTCGACTCGACCGCGCTGTACCCGCCCAAGCGTTTCCTAGGTGCGGCCCGCAACATCGAGGAAGGCGGCTCGCTGACCATCATCGCCACGGCGATGGTCGAGACCGGCTCCACCGGTGACACGGTCATCTTCGAGGAGTTCAAGGGCACCGGTAACGCCGAGCTCAAGCTGGACCGCAAGATCTCCGAACGGCGGGTCTTCCCCGCGGTCGACGTCAACCCGTCGGGTACCCGGAAGGACGAGTTGCTGCTGTCCCCGGACGAGTTCGGCATCGTGCACAAGCTGCGCCGGGTGCTGTCGGGTCTGGACTCTCACCAGGCCATCGACCTGCTGATGTCGCAGCTGCGTAAGACGAAGACGAACTACGAGTTCCTCGTCCAGGTGTCCAAGACGACACCGGGCAACATGGACAACGACTAG
- a CDS encoding F0F1 ATP synthase subunit B/delta: MSTFIGQLIGFAAIVLLVWRYVVPPVRKLMTARQETVRQQLQDSEKAAKRLTESTTAHSKAVERAKGEAAELVEEAKSDSERIEEQMRAQAESEAERIKAQGARQTELLRAQLTRQLRLELGHESVRQASDLVRSYVADAEQQASTVDRFLDQLSEMAPEPVEVEYPVLAKMRSASRSAVSTLVDRLNALADDLDNDALTTLADELVSVAKMLGQEIVVTRYLTVPTEDATARVKLLERLLEGKVGDTTLDVLRTAVSERWSASGDFIDAIEHVSRQALLAVAEKDGSVDEVEDQLFRFSRILDAQPRLGILLGDYTADADRRVGLLRNVLESSGSDVNPVALALLSQTVELLRGTPAEEAVLLLAQVAVARRGEVVAQVSAAAELSDAQRTRVSEVLSRIYGHPVAVQLQVDSDLLGGLQICVGDEVIDGTLKSRLAAAEAQLPD; the protein is encoded by the coding sequence ATGTCGACATTTATCGGACAGCTGATCGGTTTCGCGGCGATCGTGCTGCTGGTCTGGCGGTACGTCGTGCCGCCGGTCCGCAAGCTGATGACCGCGCGCCAGGAGACTGTGCGCCAGCAGTTGCAGGACTCGGAGAAGGCCGCCAAGCGCCTCACCGAGTCGACCACGGCGCACAGCAAGGCCGTGGAACGCGCCAAGGGGGAGGCCGCGGAACTCGTCGAAGAGGCGAAGTCCGACTCCGAACGCATCGAGGAACAGATGCGGGCGCAGGCCGAGAGCGAGGCCGAACGCATCAAGGCGCAGGGAGCGCGTCAGACCGAGCTGCTGCGGGCGCAACTGACCCGGCAGCTCCGGTTGGAGCTGGGCCACGAATCAGTGCGCCAGGCAAGCGATTTGGTGCGCAGCTATGTGGCCGACGCCGAGCAGCAGGCATCGACCGTTGATCGGTTCCTTGACCAACTCAGCGAGATGGCGCCCGAACCGGTTGAGGTGGAATACCCGGTGCTGGCCAAGATGCGTTCGGCGAGCCGCAGCGCGGTGAGCACGCTGGTGGATCGTTTGAACGCCCTCGCGGACGACCTGGACAACGACGCTTTGACCACTCTCGCCGATGAATTGGTGTCGGTAGCCAAGATGTTGGGCCAGGAGATCGTGGTCACCCGGTACCTCACCGTGCCGACCGAGGATGCGACAGCGCGGGTCAAGTTGCTCGAACGACTGCTCGAGGGCAAAGTCGGCGACACCACCCTCGACGTCCTGCGCACCGCCGTATCGGAGCGCTGGTCGGCGAGCGGGGATTTCATCGATGCCATCGAACACGTCTCACGCCAGGCGTTGCTCGCGGTCGCCGAGAAAGACGGCAGCGTCGACGAAGTCGAAGACCAGTTGTTCCGGTTCTCGCGCATCCTGGACGCACAACCTCGACTCGGCATTTTGCTCGGTGACTACACCGCAGACGCTGATCGGCGGGTTGGCTTGCTGCGCAACGTACTTGAGAGTTCGGGCAGCGACGTGAACCCGGTAGCTCTCGCACTGCTGTCCCAGACGGTCGAGTTGTTGCGTGGCACACCGGCCGAAGAGGCCGTGCTGCTGCTTGCACAGGTAGCGGTAGCCCGCCGCGGTGAAGTCGTGGCCCAGGTCAGTGCTGCGGCAGAACTCAGCGACGCCCAACGCACTCGGGTCAGTGAGGTGCTGAGCCGCATCTACGGCCATCCGGTGGCGGTTCAGCTGCAAGTCGATTCCGACTTGCTCGGTGGGCTGCAGATCTGCGTGGGTGACGAAGTGATCGACGGCACGCTCAAGTCTCGGCTGGCCGCTGCTGAAGCACAGTTACCCGACTAA
- the prmC gene encoding peptide chain release factor N(5)-glutamine methyltransferase: MTGTVRQSLRQAIDSAAAQLAEAGIDSARWDAEQLAAHVAGTDRGRLRFVDPADEFFERFQHAVAARAQRVPLQHLIGTVGFGPVLLHVGPGVFIPRPETEAMFEWAVGQSLPAQPVIVDACTGSGALAVALSRRWPGARIVGIDDSEAALEYARRNVEGTGVELVHADIDTPGLLPELDGRVDLVVSNPPYVPADAVLEPEVTQHDPSHAVFGGPDGMAVIPAVVARAASWLRPGGRFAVEHDDTTSALTVACINRTGLFSDVVARDDLAGRPRFVTARRGSADE; encoded by the coding sequence ATGACCGGGACAGTTCGGCAATCCCTGCGGCAGGCGATCGACTCCGCTGCGGCGCAACTGGCCGAAGCGGGAATCGACTCCGCCCGCTGGGATGCCGAGCAGCTGGCCGCCCACGTGGCCGGCACCGACCGCGGCCGGCTCCGGTTTGTGGATCCTGCCGACGAGTTCTTCGAACGCTTCCAGCACGCCGTAGCGGCACGCGCCCAGCGGGTGCCGTTGCAACACCTCATCGGGACGGTCGGTTTCGGGCCGGTGCTGCTGCACGTCGGCCCGGGGGTGTTCATCCCGCGGCCCGAGACCGAGGCGATGTTCGAATGGGCTGTCGGACAATCACTTCCGGCGCAGCCGGTCATTGTCGACGCATGCACGGGCTCCGGTGCGCTGGCAGTCGCCCTGTCGCGGCGCTGGCCGGGCGCCCGAATTGTCGGCATCGACGACTCCGAGGCGGCCCTGGAATACGCCCGTCGCAACGTCGAGGGCACCGGCGTGGAACTGGTGCACGCTGACATCGACACGCCCGGCCTGCTGCCGGAACTCGACGGCCGGGTCGACCTCGTCGTCTCGAACCCGCCGTACGTCCCGGCCGATGCAGTGCTGGAACCCGAAGTGACACAACATGATCCGTCGCATGCGGTGTTCGGCGGACCGGACGGGATGGCGGTGATACCCGCCGTTGTCGCGCGCGCCGCGAGTTGGCTGCGCCCGGGCGGTCGGTTCGCCGTCGAGCATGACGACACCACGTCGGCGCTGACCGTCGCATGCATCAACAGGACTGGGCTTTTCAGTGACGTTGTGGCCCGCGACGATCTGGCCGGACGGCCCAGGTTCGTGACGGCCCGGAGGGGAAGCGCCGATGAGTGA
- a CDS encoding F0F1 ATP synthase subunit B, with the protein MGDPTSLASAVKFAAEEGGQSNFLIPNGTFFFVLAIFLVVLGVIGTFVVPPILRVLKERDNMVAKTQADSKKAAEQFAAADADYEKALKEARVEAGAFRDNARTEGRKVIDDARARAEQQVAEMLAQANEQLKRERDAVELDLRSNVGTISATLASRVLGVEVSPAAATSEATSKATR; encoded by the coding sequence ATGGGTGACCCGACCTCTCTTGCTTCGGCTGTGAAGTTTGCAGCAGAGGAAGGCGGCCAAAGCAACTTCCTCATCCCGAACGGCACCTTCTTCTTCGTGCTGGCCATCTTCCTGGTGGTGCTCGGGGTCATCGGCACGTTCGTCGTGCCGCCGATTCTGAGGGTGCTCAAGGAACGCGACAACATGGTCGCCAAGACCCAGGCCGACAGCAAGAAGGCAGCCGAGCAGTTCGCGGCCGCCGATGCCGACTACGAGAAGGCCTTGAAGGAAGCCCGGGTTGAAGCCGGCGCCTTCCGCGACAACGCGCGGACAGAGGGTCGCAAGGTCATCGACGACGCACGAGCTCGCGCCGAGCAGCAGGTGGCAGAGATGTTGGCCCAGGCCAACGAGCAATTGAAGCGGGAGCGCGACGCCGTGGAATTGGATCTGCGCTCCAACGTCGGCACCATCTCGGCGACGCTGGCATCCCGCGTGCTCGGCGTCGAGGTCAGTCCCGCAGCCGCGACCTCAGAAGCGACTTCGAAAGCCACGAGGTAG
- the rpmE gene encoding 50S ribosomal protein L31: protein MKTDIHPAYEETTVVCGCGNSFTTRSTKPGGRIVAEVCSQCHPFYTGKQKILDSGGRVARFEKRYGKRNADKAAADK, encoded by the coding sequence ATGAAAACTGACATCCATCCCGCCTACGAGGAGACCACCGTGGTCTGCGGTTGCGGGAATTCCTTCACCACCCGCAGCACCAAGCCGGGTGGCCGCATCGTGGCCGAGGTCTGCTCGCAGTGCCATCCCTTCTACACCGGCAAGCAGAAGATTCTCGACAGCGGTGGCCGGGTCGCGCGCTTCGAGAAGCGCTACGGCAAGCGCAACGCGGACAAAGCTGCGGCCGACAAATAG
- the prfA gene encoding peptide chain release factor 1 produces MTQPVQTIDVLLAEHAALEKALADPELHSKPDEARKAGRRFARLAPIVATHRKLVSARDDLETARELAVDDASFAEEVTELEARVAELDTQLTDMLAPRDPHDADDIVLEVKSGEGGEESALFAADLARMYIRYAERHGWTVTVLGETTSDLGGYKDATLAIGSKGDSADGVWSRMKFEGGVHRVQRVPVTESQGRVHTSAAGVLVYPEPEEVGEVQIDESDLRIDVYRSSGKGGQGVNTTDSAVRITHLPTGIVVTCQNERSQLQNKTRALQVLAARLQVLAEEQALADASADRASQIRTVDRSERIRTYNFPENRITDHRIGFKSHNLDQVLDGDLDALFDALSEADKQARLQQAT; encoded by the coding sequence ATGACGCAGCCGGTGCAGACGATTGACGTCCTGCTCGCCGAGCACGCAGCTCTCGAGAAGGCGCTCGCCGATCCCGAACTGCACAGCAAGCCCGACGAGGCGCGCAAAGCCGGACGCCGCTTCGCGCGGTTGGCGCCGATCGTCGCGACCCACCGCAAGCTGGTGTCGGCCCGCGACGATCTGGAGACCGCCCGCGAACTGGCCGTCGACGACGCATCCTTCGCCGAGGAGGTCACCGAACTGGAGGCCCGGGTCGCGGAGCTGGACACCCAGCTCACCGACATGCTGGCACCCCGCGACCCGCACGATGCCGACGACATCGTGCTCGAGGTGAAATCCGGTGAAGGGGGCGAGGAGTCGGCCCTGTTCGCCGCCGACCTGGCCAGGATGTACATCCGGTACGCCGAACGCCACGGCTGGACGGTCACGGTGCTGGGCGAGACCACGTCGGATCTGGGCGGCTACAAAGACGCGACGCTGGCCATCGGCAGTAAGGGCGACAGCGCCGACGGCGTGTGGTCGCGGATGAAGTTCGAGGGCGGCGTGCACCGCGTGCAGCGGGTTCCGGTGACCGAGTCACAGGGCCGGGTCCACACGTCGGCCGCCGGCGTGCTGGTCTACCCCGAACCCGAGGAAGTCGGCGAGGTACAGATCGACGAGTCCGACCTGCGAATCGACGTCTACCGATCATCGGGCAAAGGCGGCCAGGGCGTGAACACCACCGACTCCGCGGTGCGGATCACGCACCTGCCCACCGGCATCGTCGTCACCTGCCAGAACGAACGCTCACAGTTGCAGAACAAGACCCGGGCGCTTCAGGTGCTCGCCGCCCGCCTGCAGGTGCTGGCCGAGGAGCAGGCGCTCGCCGACGCCTCGGCCGACCGCGCCAGCCAGATCCGCACGGTCGACCGCAGCGAACGCATCCGGACCTACAACTTCCCCGAGAACCGCATCACCGATCACCGCATCGGCTTCAAGTCGCACAACCTCGACCAGGTTCTCGACGGCGACCTGGACGCGCTGTTCGATGCGCTGAGCGAAGCCGACAAACAGGCGCGGCTGCAACAGGCGACATGA
- a CDS encoding ATP synthase subunit I encodes MTTPAQDAPLVFPAVAFRPVRLFLISLGVTAVATLIAGYAGHPVVGGFFGIGLMLGLLNALMVRRSVESITARDHPLKRSMAINSASRVALITILALIIAFIFRPEGLGVVFGLALFQVLLVASTALPVWKKLRTGDPDGQLEGQEGAVVTGSEGTEGRSAGDD; translated from the coding sequence GTGACGACACCAGCGCAGGACGCGCCGTTGGTGTTTCCCGCTGTTGCGTTCCGTCCCGTTCGGCTGTTTCTCATCAGCCTGGGGGTGACGGCGGTAGCGACTTTGATCGCCGGCTACGCCGGTCACCCCGTCGTCGGGGGGTTCTTCGGAATCGGGTTGATGCTGGGTTTGCTCAACGCGCTGATGGTGCGTCGTTCGGTCGAGTCGATCACCGCGCGCGATCATCCGCTGAAGCGTTCGATGGCCATCAACTCGGCCTCACGCGTCGCGCTCATCACGATCCTCGCGTTGATCATCGCTTTCATATTCCGGCCCGAAGGTCTGGGCGTGGTGTTCGGCCTGGCACTCTTCCAGGTGTTACTGGTGGCATCGACTGCGCTGCCGGTGTGGAAGAAGCTGCGGACCGGCGACCCGGACGGACAGCTCGAGGGCCAAGAAGGTGCGGTTGTGACGGGATCAGAAGGCACGGAAGGGAGGAGCGCCGGCGATGACTGA
- the rfe gene encoding UDP-N-acetylglucosamine--decaprenyl-phosphate N-acetylglucosaminephosphotransferase, with amino-acid sequence MKYGLEVSSDVASLAGGLLALSDRSAGVPLRELALVGLTAAIITYFATGPVRVLATRLGAVAYPRERDVHVTPTPRMGGLAMFLGVGSAVFLASQLPALTRGFVYSTGMPAVLVAGAVIMGIGLIDDRWGLDALTKFAGQITAASVLVTMGVAWSVLYIPVGGVGTIVLDQASSILLTLALTVSIVNAMNFVDGLDGLAAGLGLITALAICMFSVGLLRDHGGDVLYYPPAVISVVLAGACLGFLPHNFHRARIFMGDSGSMLIGLMLAAASTTAAGPISQNAYGARDVFALLSPFLLVVAVMFVPMLDLLLAIVRRTRAGRSAFTPDKMHLHHRLLQIGHSHRRVVLLIYLWVGIVAFGAASTIFFDPRHTAAVMLGAIAVAGVATVIPLLRRRDEYYDDQ; translated from the coding sequence GTGAAGTACGGTCTCGAGGTGTCCAGCGATGTGGCCAGCCTTGCCGGTGGTTTGCTCGCACTGTCCGACCGCAGCGCCGGAGTCCCGCTGCGCGAGCTTGCTCTGGTCGGGCTGACCGCGGCCATCATCACCTATTTCGCGACCGGGCCGGTTCGCGTGCTGGCCACCCGCCTGGGCGCCGTCGCCTACCCCCGCGAACGGGATGTGCACGTGACGCCGACGCCCCGCATGGGCGGGTTGGCGATGTTCCTCGGCGTCGGCTCGGCCGTCTTCCTGGCCTCCCAGCTGCCGGCGCTCACCCGCGGGTTCGTCTACTCCACCGGCATGCCCGCGGTGCTGGTCGCCGGCGCGGTGATCATGGGTATCGGACTGATCGACGACCGCTGGGGCCTGGACGCGCTGACCAAGTTCGCCGGCCAGATCACCGCCGCAAGTGTGCTGGTCACCATGGGTGTCGCGTGGAGCGTCCTGTACATCCCGGTAGGCGGCGTCGGCACCATCGTGCTGGACCAGGCATCCTCGATCCTGCTGACGCTGGCATTGACGGTCTCGATCGTCAATGCGATGAACTTCGTCGACGGGCTGGACGGGCTGGCGGCGGGGCTGGGCCTCATCACAGCCCTGGCGATCTGCATGTTCTCGGTGGGCCTGCTGCGCGACCATGGCGGCGACGTGCTCTACTACCCGCCCGCGGTGATCTCGGTGGTTCTCGCGGGTGCCTGTCTGGGGTTTCTGCCGCACAACTTCCACCGGGCCCGGATCTTCATGGGTGACTCCGGTTCGATGCTGATCGGCCTGATGCTTGCGGCGGCCTCGACGACTGCCGCCGGACCGATCTCGCAGAACGCCTACGGCGCCCGCGATGTGTTTGCTCTGCTGTCGCCGTTCCTGCTGGTGGTCGCCGTCATGTTCGTGCCGATGCTCGACCTGCTGCTGGCGATCGTGCGGCGCACCCGCGCGGGCCGCAGTGCCTTCACCCCCGACAAAATGCATCTGCACCACCGGCTGCTGCAGATCGGCCATTCCCATCGCCGGGTGGTGCTGCTCATCTACCTGTGGGTCGGCATCGTGGCCTTCGGCGCGGCGAGCACGATTTTTTTCGACCCCCGCCACACCGCCGCGGTGATGCTGGGAGCAATCGCCGTCGCGGGCGTCGCAACCGTGATTCCGCTGTTGCGCCGTCGCGACGAGTACTACGACGATCAGTAG
- the atpB gene encoding F0F1 ATP synthase subunit A — protein sequence MTESILAAQIEVGEHHTAKWLGLTVNTDTIMSTAIAAVIVIGLAFYLKSKVTSTAVPGGVQLFFEAITIQMRSQVEAAIGMRIAPFVLPLAVTIFVFILISNWLSVLPLQYTDKEGKTTELLSSAAADINYVLALALFVFVCYHAAGIWRRGIIGHPIKVLKGHVAILAPINVVEELAKPISLSLRLFGNIFAGGILVALIALFPPYILWLPNAIWKSFDLFVGAIQAFIFALLTILYFSQAMELEEDHH from the coding sequence ATGACTGAGTCGATCCTGGCCGCTCAGATCGAGGTCGGCGAGCACCACACCGCCAAATGGCTTGGTCTGACAGTCAACACCGACACCATCATGTCGACGGCGATCGCCGCGGTGATCGTGATCGGGTTGGCGTTCTACCTGAAGTCCAAGGTGACCTCGACCGCCGTGCCCGGCGGTGTGCAGCTGTTCTTCGAGGCGATCACCATCCAGATGCGCAGCCAGGTCGAGGCGGCCATCGGCATGCGGATCGCGCCGTTCGTGCTGCCGCTTGCGGTGACCATCTTCGTGTTCATCCTGATCTCGAACTGGTTGTCGGTGCTGCCGCTGCAGTACACCGACAAAGAAGGCAAGACCACCGAGCTGCTCTCGTCGGCGGCTGCCGACATCAACTACGTGCTGGCCCTGGCCCTGTTCGTGTTCGTCTGCTACCACGCGGCCGGGATCTGGCGTCGCGGCATCATCGGCCACCCGATCAAGGTGCTCAAGGGCCACGTGGCGATCCTCGCGCCGATCAACGTCGTCGAAGAGCTCGCCAAGCCGATTTCGCTGTCGCTCCGACTCTTCGGCAACATCTTCGCCGGCGGCATCCTGGTCGCGCTGATCGCGCTGTTCCCGCCGTACATCCTGTGGCTGCCGAACGCGATCTGGAAGTCGTTCGACCTGTTCGTCGGCGCCATCCAGGCCTTCATCTTCGCCCTGCTGACGATCCTGTACTTCAGCCAAGCGATGGAACTAGAAGAGGACCACCACTAA
- a CDS encoding L-threonylcarbamoyladenylate synthase, producing the protein MSEVFDCADPDRRARGITAAVDALKAGRLVVMPTDTVYGLAADAFDSTAVDALLAAKGRGRDMPVGVLVGSWHTIEGLVYGMPDGARELIRAFWPGALSLVVMQAPSLQWDLGDAHGTVMLRMPLHPVAIELLREVGPMAVSSANVSGQPAAVDVDEAQRQLGPRVDVYLDGGPAAQQAASTIVDLSGKAPRILREGPVSTARVAEVLGVDAASLIE; encoded by the coding sequence ATGAGTGAGGTTTTCGACTGCGCCGACCCGGATCGTCGGGCGCGTGGAATCACCGCCGCGGTGGATGCGCTCAAGGCCGGCCGGCTGGTCGTCATGCCGACTGACACCGTCTACGGCCTCGCGGCCGACGCTTTCGACAGCACCGCGGTGGACGCGCTGCTGGCGGCCAAGGGCCGCGGCCGCGACATGCCGGTGGGCGTGCTGGTCGGCTCCTGGCACACCATCGAGGGCCTGGTGTACGGGATGCCGGACGGGGCGCGCGAACTGATCCGGGCATTCTGGCCCGGCGCGCTGAGCCTGGTGGTGATGCAGGCGCCGTCGCTGCAATGGGACCTCGGCGACGCGCACGGCACCGTGATGCTGCGGATGCCGTTGCACCCGGTCGCCATCGAGTTGCTGCGCGAGGTCGGGCCGATGGCCGTGTCCAGCGCCAACGTCTCCGGCCAGCCCGCCGCCGTCGACGTCGACGAAGCCCAGCGTCAACTCGGCCCCCGCGTGGACGTCTACCTCGACGGCGGGCCGGCCGCGCAGCAGGCCGCCTCGACGATCGTCGACCTGAGCGGAAAGGCCCCACGCATCCTGCGTGAGGGGCCGGTCAGCACCGCCCGCGTCGCTGAGGTGCTCGGCGTGGACGCGGCGAGCCTGATCGAGTAG
- the thrB gene encoding homoserine kinase, with amino-acid sequence MEPGSAGAVLPAGLTASATVSASSANLGPGFDSLGLALSLCDEIVVETTDSGLVVTVEGEGAGQVPLGPEHLVVRAIQRGLQAAGVCAAGLVVRCRNDIPHSRGLGSSAAAVVSGLAVVNGLVAQTDSAPLSEAQLIQLASEFEGHPDNASAAVLGGAVVSWADHRSGRPDYSAVPLRLHPDIHLFAAIPEERSSTAETRVLLPAQVSHEDARFNISRVALLVVALTQRPDLLMAATEDVLHQPQRAPAMPSSAEYLRLLRRHSVAATLSGAGPSLIALSTEPELPAEAVEHGTANGFMIKKMTVGGGVRWKPGVTVPG; translated from the coding sequence GTGGAACCTGGTTCGGCGGGTGCGGTTCTGCCTGCGGGGCTGACGGCCAGCGCCACGGTGTCGGCGTCCAGTGCCAACCTGGGCCCGGGTTTCGACAGCCTCGGGCTGGCTTTGAGCCTGTGCGACGAGATCGTGGTCGAGACAACGGATTCCGGCTTGGTCGTGACGGTCGAAGGCGAGGGTGCCGGCCAGGTACCGCTGGGGCCCGAGCACCTCGTGGTGCGGGCCATCCAGCGCGGCCTGCAGGCCGCCGGGGTGTGCGCTGCCGGCCTGGTGGTGCGCTGCCGCAACGACATCCCGCACTCCCGCGGCCTCGGATCCTCCGCCGCGGCCGTGGTGAGCGGCCTTGCCGTGGTCAATGGTCTTGTCGCGCAGACGGATTCGGCTCCGCTCAGCGAAGCTCAGCTGATCCAGCTGGCATCTGAATTCGAAGGTCATCCCGACAACGCGTCGGCCGCCGTGCTCGGTGGGGCAGTAGTCTCCTGGGCTGACCACCGCAGCGGCCGCCCGGACTACTCCGCGGTTCCGCTGCGTCTACACCCCGATATCCACTTGTTCGCTGCCATTCCCGAGGAACGCTCGTCCACGGCCGAGACCCGGGTGCTGCTGCCCGCGCAGGTCAGCCATGAGGACGCGCGGTTCAACATCAGCCGGGTGGCGTTGCTGGTGGTCGCGCTGACCCAGCGGCCCGATCTGCTGATGGCCGCCACCGAAGACGTGCTTCATCAACCCCAACGTGCACCGGCGATGCCGTCCTCCGCGGAATATTTGCGGCTGCTGCGGCGTCATAGTGTTGCGGCAACGCTTTCCGGGGCTGGTCCTTCGCTGATCGCGCTGAGCACCGAGCCGGAGTTGCCTGCTGAAGCGGTGGAGCACGGAACCGCGAATGGATTCATGATCAAGAAGATGACGGTCGGCGGCGGAGTTCGCTGGAAGCCTGGCGTAACCGTCCCAGGTTGA